The following are encoded together in the Salvia hispanica cultivar TCC Black 2014 chromosome 6, UniMelb_Shisp_WGS_1.0, whole genome shotgun sequence genome:
- the LOC125192710 gene encoding protein-tyrosine-phosphatase IBR5-like — MRKRERENPCGICGHYHKYEEGEVCGICGHRIPATVEKSVVHVSAFASQILPDFLYLGSFDNAARCELLKSQGISCILNAVPSCQNLYKNSFTYHRLQYDQKLPFDDAIQFLEQCEKQRARVLVHCMSGKSRSPAIVMAFLMKSKGWKLAQSYQWVKEHRPSVELNPAVHQQLQEFEQIIFGSIENSGVGMPNLSFLSFGFSRPNDTPLALAAAPVFTNTSSSASIFNRPSLDVPPQEFTFGAGPTPHNSGLNISTNIPAVNDFSMDGS, encoded by the exons atgaggaagagagagagagagaatccCTGCGGGATTTGCGGGCACTACCACAAGTACGAGGAGGGCGAGGTCTGCGGCATCTGCGGCCACCGCATCCCCGCCACCGTCGAGAAATCCGTTGTCCACGTCAGCGCCTTCGCCTCCCAGATCCTGCCGGACTTCCTATATTTAGGCAGCTTCGACAATGCTGCCCGCTGCGAGCTTCTCAAGTCGCAGGGCATCTCCTGTATTCTTAAT GCTGTCCCTTCTTGTCAGAATTTGTACAAGAACTCTTTTACTTATCACCGTCTACAGTATGATCAGAAACTTCCATTCGATGATGCGATTCAGTTTCTGG AGCAATGCGAAAAACAGAGGGCCCGGGTTCTCGTGCACTGCATGTCTGGTAAAAGCAG GTCTCCCGCCATAGTAATGGCTTTCTTGATGAAAAGCAAGGGCTGGAAACTCGCACAGAGCTATCAATGGGTGAAAGAACACCGGCCTTCAGTTGAACTAAATCCAG CGGTCCACCAACAATTACAGGAATTCGAGCAGATAATATTCGGTTCGATAGAAAATAGTGGTGTGGGCATGCCTAATCTGTCTTTTCTAAGCTTTGGCTTCTCAAGGCCAAATGACACACCGCTAGCTCTAGCAGCGGCACCAGTTTTCACCAACACTAGTAGCAGTGCTTCTATCTTCAACCGTCCCTCACTCGACGTGCCCCCTCAAGAATTCACCTTCGGGGCTGGCCCGACTCCTCATAACTCCGGTCTCAACATCAGCACCAATATCCCTGCTGTCAACGACTTTTCCATGGATGGTTCTTGA